The proteins below come from a single Miscanthus floridulus cultivar M001 chromosome 1, ASM1932011v1, whole genome shotgun sequence genomic window:
- the LOC136497929 gene encoding E3 ubiquitin-protein ligase Os03g0188200-like, whose product MSNAMSHRPTSLLTRHHAFHSLHTRDDFTFTSMAPTPPTSTWPHRPHTFLRPLALVLLAIVRPASSQLLQPPPGATVSSAFSPPSPPVDGGGGGGGRFTLTTSLLFVGLIAALFVLGFFSAFLRRCSGADTHHGRRGALTANAAVAAAAFASAAAANGGGRRRAAGAGLDASAMEALPVLTYATARAVKAGRGALECAVCLSAFDDAGEKLRLLPGCCHVFHAVCIDAWLAAHVTCPVCRADLSDPAVADAGHVLAADLAAQAGAAPTADTVVIVNVDGSTPAAGAGAGAGQDTTSWDDEQAETAEDRVDRFTLRLPERLRREIDEAKRHRRALSAVTASSTALPSGGPLASSSAALRTMSAAHPSRRWSGLFRALSGSRRMMSEPDGGHRRVVPLPTGTGDGGVEVVVVRDDVDKYYAHSLTFAGFVIDGDVAAGDWNPEVFQVKTDVPAVVASSHR is encoded by the coding sequence ATGTCAAACGCCATGAGTCACCGCCCCACTTCCCTCCTCACCAGGCACCACGCGTTTCATTCTCTCCACACCCGAGACGACTTCACATTCACATCCATGGCGCCCACGCCGCCGACCAGCACGTGGCCTCACCGCCCCCACACATTCCTCCGGCCGCTGGCACTCGTGCTGCTCGCCATCGTCCGCCCCGCCTCGTCGCAGCTCCTCCAGCCGCCGCCGGGCGCCACCGTCTCCAGTGCATTCTCACCACCGTCACCCCccgtggacggcggcggcggcggagggggtAGGTTTACCCTCACCACCTCGCTCCTCTTCGTCGGTCTGATCGCCGCGCTCTTCGTGCTCGGATTCTTCTCGGCCTTCCTCCGCCGCTGCTCCGGAGCCGACACGCACCATGGAAGGCGCGGTGCCCTGACCGCCAACGCCGCCGTCGCGGCCGCTGCGTTCGCTTCCGCGGCGGCGGCCAACGGCGGCGGGAGGAGGCGCGCTGCGGGGGCGGGGCTGGACGCCTCGGCGATGGAGGCGCTGCCGGTGCTCACGTACGCGACGGCGCGGGCGGTGAAGGCGGGGCGCGGCGCGCTCGAGTGCGCCGTCTGCCTGTCCGCGTTCGACGACGCCGGCGAGAAGCTCCGGCTGCTCCCCGGGTGCTGCCACGTGTTCCACGCCGTGTGCATCGACGCGTGGCTGGCGGCGCACGTCACCTGCCCCGTCTGCCGCGCCGACCTCTCCGACCCGGCCGTCGCGGACGCCGGCCACGTCCTGGCCGCTGACCTCGCTGCCCAGGCGGGCGCCGCGCCCACCGCCGACACGGTTGTCATTGTCAACGTGGACGGGTCAACTCCAGCTGCAGGAGCAGGAGCTGGGGCAGGACAGGACACCACGTCGTGGGACGACGAGCAGGCGGAGACGGCCGAGGATCGGGTGGACCGGTTCACGCTGCGGCTGCCGGAGCGGCTCAGGCGGGAGATCGACGAGGCCAAGCGCCACCGCAGGGCACTGAGCGCGGTGACCGCGTCGTCGACCGCGCTACCGAGCGGCGGGccgttggcgtcgtcgtcggcagCGCTTCGCACAATGTCGGCGGCGCACCCGAGCCGGCGATGGTCGGGGTTGTTCCGTGCGTTGTCGGGATCTCGACGCATGATGAGTGAGCCGGACGGCGGCCATCGGAGGGTGGTGCCGTTGCCTACCGGTACCGGCGACGGaggggtggaggtggtggtggtgcgggaCGACGTGGACAAGTACTACGCGCACAGCCTCACGTTCGCTGGGTTCGTCATCGACGGCGACGTGGCGGCTGGCGACTGGAACCCGGAGGTCTTCCAGGTCAAGACCGACGTTCCGGCCGTCGTGGCATCGTCGCATCGGTGA